The following proteins come from a genomic window of Methanosarcinales archaeon:
- a CDS encoding LemA family protein, with the protein MNTRNVLFGVIGAVVLIILLTGGWFLSTYNGFVAAEEGVDASWAQVESQYQRRADLIPNLVSTVKGYAAHEEEVLTEITAARSQWGAAATQQSKMEAADSMDSAISRLLLVVENYPNLKANENFLALQSQLEGTENRIAVERMRYNEQVRAYNTKIKRMPAGIVANMFGFDEKLYFEADEAAEIAPKVEF; encoded by the coding sequence ATGAACACAAGAAATGTGCTCTTTGGAGTTATCGGCGCCGTCGTTCTGATTATATTATTGACTGGAGGGTGGTTTCTTTCCACATACAACGGCTTTGTGGCAGCCGAAGAAGGGGTTGACGCATCATGGGCACAGGTGGAAAGCCAGTACCAAAGAAGGGCAGACCTTATACCCAACCTTGTTTCCACAGTGAAAGGGTATGCTGCACATGAAGAAGAAGTCCTTACAGAGATTACTGCGGCCAGAAGTCAATGGGGTGCTGCAGCCACACAACAGAGTAAAATGGAAGCTGCAGACAGTATGGATTCTGCAATATCCAGACTTCTTCTGGTAGTTGAAAACTACCCAAATCTTAAGGCAAACGAAAACTTCCTGGCACTCCAGTCGCAACTCGAAGGGACTGAAAACCGCATTGCAGTGGAAAGAATGCGCTACAATGAACAGGTCAGGGCATACAATACAAAGATTAAACGAATGCCTGCAGGGATTGTGGCAAATATGTTTGGATTTGATGAGAAGCTGTACTTTGAAGCTGATGAAGCGGCAGAAATTGCACCAAAGGTGGAGTTTTAG